One Rubritalea squalenifaciens DSM 18772 genomic region harbors:
- a CDS encoding PEP-CTERM sorting domain-containing protein (PEP-CTERM proteins occur, often in large numbers, in the proteomes of bacteria that also encode an exosortase, a predicted intramembrane cysteine proteinase. The presence of a PEP-CTERM domain at a protein's C-terminus predicts cleavage within the sorting domain, followed by covalent anchoring to some some component of the (usually Gram-negative) cell surface. Many PEP-CTERM proteins exhibit an unusual sequence composition that includes large numbers of potential glycosylation sites. Expression of one such protein has been shown restore the ability of a bacterium to form floc, a type of biofilm.) gives MKNTLMFGAVSVLIFTHASAATITLDTLTDSITAGSTDTTGGSTAPTAPGDSWYTGDYEGSVRTRSDGNQVELRTQWYFRFDTSALAGVDAADIVSVTMYIPQVGRLNNRTDNIALKLYDVGSNWDDEGSAYPLWNQGRPSSEIAHGTGDELGVIDNHYNVFGNTTDTSNPDVEGIFEYSSAPLQAYVESWQNGDDNDGFLLTAPNVGLTGLAFATPTLVIETAAVPEPSSVFLSLSGLGFLLLRRRR, from the coding sequence ATGAAGAATACACTGATGTTTGGAGCCGTCTCGGTACTCATATTCACCCACGCTTCTGCGGCTACGATCACTCTGGATACTCTCACTGACTCCATTACGGCAGGTTCTACGGATACCACAGGCGGTAGCACCGCCCCTACGGCTCCAGGAGACAGCTGGTATACTGGAGACTATGAGGGATCCGTCAGGACTAGAAGTGATGGGAACCAAGTAGAACTGCGCACTCAGTGGTATTTCCGTTTTGATACATCCGCGCTGGCTGGCGTGGATGCTGCCGATATTGTCTCCGTAACGATGTACATTCCGCAGGTGGGGCGCCTTAATAACCGGACGGATAACATCGCACTAAAGCTCTATGATGTAGGGTCCAATTGGGACGACGAGGGCTCGGCTTATCCTCTCTGGAATCAGGGGAGACCGTCCTCAGAAATTGCGCATGGAACAGGTGATGAGCTAGGAGTTATAGACAATCACTACAACGTATTTGGCAATACGACGGACACAAGTAATCCTGATGTAGAGGGCATTTTTGAGTACAGCTCTGCACCTCTGCAAGCTTATGTAGAATCCTGGCAGAATGGAGATGATAATGATGGATTCTTGCTGACTGCACCTAACGTAGGGCTGACAGGGCTCGCTTTTGCTACACCGACTTTGGTGATTGAGACGGCAGCTGTTCCGGAGCCCTCATCAGTATTCCTGAGTCTCTCAGGTCTTGGATTCCTGTTGCTGAGAAGGCGTCGCTAA
- a CDS encoding RNA polymerase sigma factor, translated as MDRPDTRHSLIMRACDVGDADAWQELVQQYQRFIYYVLGEIGIDHADLDDVSQQVLVHLTRDLASYDKNKGSFRGWLSAVIRNTALSHLRKSKRRSIRLQKFGHELQIDEADAMAPEIDALIEEEWTTYIANLAMERVRATFQGQAVKVFELGLDGLSAEQIAEQTDLTVQSVYTLRKRVKKRLYLEIRALTADLEP; from the coding sequence ATGGACCGACCAGACACCCGCCATAGCTTGATCATGCGCGCCTGCGATGTAGGTGACGCGGACGCGTGGCAGGAACTCGTCCAGCAATACCAACGCTTCATTTATTATGTGCTTGGAGAAATCGGAATCGATCACGCTGACCTGGATGATGTCTCCCAGCAGGTCCTCGTCCACTTGACTCGGGATCTCGCCAGCTATGATAAAAACAAGGGCTCCTTCAGAGGCTGGTTGAGCGCCGTGATTCGCAATACCGCACTCAGCCATCTCAGAAAGTCCAAGCGTAGAAGTATCCGCCTCCAAAAGTTTGGACATGAGCTACAGATAGACGAAGCTGATGCTATGGCTCCAGAAATCGATGCACTGATCGAAGAGGAATGGACGACGTATATCGCGAACCTAGCCATGGAAAGAGTACGTGCCACCTTCCAAGGACAAGCTGTCAAAGTCTTCGAGCTCGGTCTGGACGGACTTTCTGCAGAGCAAATTGCAGAACAGACAGATCTCACCGTCCAGTCAGTCTACACCCTGCGCAAACGCGTCAAAAAACGGCTTTACCTGGAAATTAGAGCCCTAACCGCCGATCTAGAACCATGA
- a CDS encoding Ig-like domain-containing protein, whose translation MNHRQLRWVLTLGVSSILTGSLLAVEPFEMIIIPDSQRYAQVINHGGPDLFKMQTTWIKNNVANENIAFVTHVGDVIQDNSSLWSYADQVIDELDGTVPYSITFGNHDGGAPGPFGSSRYQNYSWYLGASSDSLAHAQTFSAGGIDFLHINLPHNPKSTHLTWALGIMSAHSSKPTIISTHGYMADNSSGRSSIGQNIWNTLIDPNPQVFMTCNGHDWVSRHEVDTTSNGRKILQIQSNWQQSINGGNSFLQKVIFDPDNSQIRVKTYSPFLEMFQTDYSGEFAYSATFNTNSITIGNELGATNRQWNGGGSNNNWQTAANWGGTAPSAGDVLKFFGSTRKASVNDFPAGTSFAGIVFRPGTFSNGYEFTGNAISLTGDVVNMATYGPNTPRSGPAFRLPIEIIGDRQFNTGDWDMVIDSVISGSGSLTKTHGRDYFRGSYDGGVNIGDLYFTKVNTYTGNTRVSGGALILENTGSQNLMPASPEILVDYNAVLRVVGLQNGTLSLANGQTLRGSGKVSGKTECPTGSHIAPGHDSTTGTLNLLDNLSMQSGSELEIRIGGNSSGEYDALSVTGSVALNNATLDLTNSASYTPQTGDEFVILENDASDAISGTLLSGIGSDLASGTSLSEGKILSTDFLGSGLSAQITYLGGDGNDVSIKILPAPGAPVFDSDSIQATGAQTNLNYYATLAGSALDGDGDTLIYSKLSGPTWLTISPGGTLSGTPANGDLGSNQWTVQVSDGNGGTDTAVLEIEVTARKLVGLWEFDDPFDLTKATIGPDLQLNGYQDIVAGVSAGDGAVKISQGSHYNLAHGIPANGGGSSVNEYTLVFDVSYPSSSQNSWMCFFQTDPNNSNDGDCFIRSSNATIGVSATGYSSWSLAPDTWTRIVVSVDNGTSYKIYADGAQILNGSAQSIDGRFALSSTLLLFADENGEDAPINISSVRLYNTALSATEVAALGNAYSVDSDDDGIADDADADDDNDGMPDEWENTYSFSTTTDNRNTDTDADGFTDYHEYVAGTDPTSRNSVPVFMIESPSGSSLASLKFPTQSNRFYTIEYSDTLAPGSWTALKPIFAGSGVDHETSTSATPEKRFYRLKIDTP comes from the coding sequence ATGAACCATCGTCAGCTTAGATGGGTTCTCACACTAGGAGTTTCTTCCATCCTCACAGGAAGCCTGCTCGCCGTGGAGCCCTTTGAAATGATTATTATCCCGGACAGCCAACGCTACGCACAAGTCATCAACCACGGAGGGCCAGACCTATTTAAAATGCAGACCACGTGGATTAAGAACAACGTGGCTAATGAGAATATCGCCTTCGTTACCCATGTTGGTGATGTCATTCAGGACAACTCATCACTCTGGAGCTATGCCGATCAAGTCATCGATGAATTGGATGGAACCGTCCCCTACAGCATTACCTTTGGTAACCATGACGGTGGCGCTCCTGGCCCGTTTGGCTCCAGTCGCTACCAAAATTACTCGTGGTATCTCGGGGCAAGCTCAGACAGTCTGGCACACGCGCAAACCTTCAGTGCTGGCGGAATCGACTTCCTGCATATCAATCTACCGCATAATCCGAAGAGTACTCACCTGACCTGGGCTCTGGGAATCATGTCGGCTCATTCGAGCAAGCCCACCATCATCTCCACCCACGGCTATATGGCGGACAACTCCTCGGGCAGGAGTTCAATCGGCCAAAACATCTGGAACACCCTGATCGATCCTAACCCCCAGGTCTTCATGACCTGCAATGGTCATGACTGGGTGTCTCGGCACGAAGTAGACACCACCTCCAATGGTCGCAAGATTCTCCAAATCCAGAGTAACTGGCAGCAGAGTATCAATGGCGGCAATTCATTCCTCCAGAAAGTCATCTTTGATCCAGATAACAGCCAGATCCGCGTCAAAACATACTCCCCGTTCCTGGAGATGTTTCAGACCGACTACTCAGGCGAGTTCGCTTACTCGGCCACCTTCAACACAAACAGTATCACGATTGGTAATGAACTTGGAGCCACCAATAGACAATGGAATGGTGGCGGATCTAACAACAACTGGCAAACCGCCGCCAACTGGGGCGGCACAGCCCCCTCTGCTGGTGACGTCCTCAAGTTTTTCGGCTCTACCAGAAAAGCATCCGTGAATGACTTTCCTGCTGGGACCAGCTTCGCTGGGATTGTCTTCAGGCCTGGCACCTTCTCAAACGGTTATGAGTTCACGGGGAACGCTATCTCACTGACTGGTGACGTCGTGAACATGGCGACTTACGGTCCCAATACACCACGCAGTGGCCCAGCATTCCGACTGCCCATCGAAATCATCGGCGACAGACAATTTAATACAGGTGACTGGGACATGGTGATCGACTCTGTTATCAGTGGTTCGGGATCCCTCACCAAGACTCATGGACGGGACTACTTCCGCGGCTCCTATGATGGTGGCGTAAACATCGGCGACCTCTACTTCACCAAAGTGAATACCTATACGGGTAACACCCGCGTCAGTGGAGGTGCACTGATTCTGGAAAATACAGGTAGCCAGAACCTCATGCCTGCCTCGCCTGAAATTCTGGTGGATTACAACGCCGTGCTCAGAGTGGTAGGTCTACAAAACGGCACCCTCTCTCTCGCCAATGGGCAGACCCTGCGTGGTTCGGGAAAAGTATCAGGGAAGACTGAGTGCCCCACAGGGTCACACATCGCACCGGGTCACGACTCCACTACGGGAACATTGAACTTGTTAGACAACCTCAGTATGCAATCAGGCTCAGAACTGGAAATTCGTATTGGGGGAAATTCCAGCGGCGAGTATGACGCCCTGTCAGTGACAGGTTCCGTAGCACTGAATAATGCTACTCTGGATCTCACGAATAGCGCGAGCTACACTCCGCAAACAGGTGATGAATTTGTGATACTAGAAAACGATGCTTCTGATGCGATCTCGGGAACCTTGCTCAGCGGAATCGGCTCAGACCTGGCCTCGGGCACCTCTTTAAGCGAAGGCAAGATCCTCAGTACTGACTTCCTTGGCAGCGGCCTCTCGGCACAAATCACTTACTTGGGAGGCGACGGGAACGATGTCAGCATCAAGATCCTCCCGGCTCCGGGTGCTCCTGTCTTTGACAGCGACAGCATTCAGGCAACAGGTGCTCAGACAAATCTGAACTACTATGCTACTCTGGCCGGAAGCGCTCTCGATGGAGATGGCGACACATTAATCTATTCCAAGTTAAGTGGCCCAACCTGGCTGACAATCTCTCCAGGCGGCACTCTTTCAGGAACGCCAGCCAATGGTGATCTAGGAAGCAATCAATGGACTGTTCAAGTAAGTGACGGCAATGGAGGCACGGATACTGCCGTACTAGAAATTGAAGTCACTGCCCGCAAACTCGTCGGACTCTGGGAATTCGATGACCCATTTGACCTCACCAAGGCTACTATAGGCCCCGATCTACAGCTCAACGGTTATCAAGATATTGTCGCAGGAGTCAGCGCTGGTGATGGAGCGGTAAAAATATCCCAAGGAAGTCACTACAATCTCGCTCACGGAATCCCGGCCAATGGCGGAGGCAGTTCTGTGAACGAGTACACCTTGGTCTTTGATGTGAGCTATCCATCCAGCAGCCAGAACAGCTGGATGTGTTTCTTCCAGACTGATCCTAACAACAGTAATGACGGTGATTGTTTCATCCGTAGTTCCAATGCAACCATAGGCGTATCGGCGACAGGCTACAGCTCATGGTCGCTAGCGCCTGACACCTGGACAAGGATTGTAGTCTCTGTCGATAATGGCACCTCCTACAAAATTTATGCGGACGGAGCTCAAATACTCAACGGCAGCGCCCAGAGTATCGATGGCAGATTTGCGCTCTCCTCTACCCTCCTACTATTTGCCGACGAAAATGGTGAAGATGCCCCGATCAACATCAGCTCCGTCAGACTCTACAATACAGCCCTGAGCGCCACTGAAGTAGCCGCATTGGGCAATGCCTACTCTGTAGATTCTGATGATGACGGCATCGCCGATGACGCCGACGCAGACGATGACAATGACGGCATGCCTGATGAATGGGAGAACACCTACTCGTTCTCCACCACCACAGACAATCGTAACACGGATACCGATGCCGATGGATTCACAGACTACCACGAGTATGTCGCAGGAACAGACCCTACATCTCGGAACTCCGTCCCAGTATTCATGATCGAGTCCCCCTCCGGCTCTAGCTTAGCCAGTCTGAAGTTTCCCACTCAGAGCAACCGCTTCTACACGATCGAGTATAGTGACACCCTAGCACCCGGTAGCTGGACAGCACTGAAGCCCATATTCGCAGGTAGCGGCGTCGATCATGAGACAAGCACTTCTGCGACTCCTGAGAAGCGCTTCTACCGACTTAAAATCGACACCCCGTAA
- a CDS encoding serine/threonine protein kinase — protein MSDEPVPYQPDRRLGRAYAEANLLDPAGMEGICPDFEELRRIQERYVDDTLLGTGSLKQVWKCWDARAMRWIAMARLREDRGAEYYDLFVHEARIISSLNHPNIIKVYNLGADSLGRPFFTMDLKGDSTLADFVHPLGPGQRRELLAIFLTICEAIAHAHERGVLHLDLKPENIQVDRLGEVLVCDWGLAKRTEEATIDDEPTYPGQTESIGNLTLMGEIRGTPGYMAPEQVTPGARQDKRTDVFALGCILHYILTGKPPIISNSKEELIEKTRTAEFTHPSKQFPQCNIPESLSAVILKACAADPGERYHSAAELSSDMRKHLTGYATQAEDPSFLRAARFFIMRHRLPVVISMTSLLAIGGISAWLLNDLQQERQRVASEKQRAEVERQKAADYASEASMLDSLYQKEVQTRESSRRQLASKLARSANSLKNLGIFKSPVRTVSEVEELAQLALQLNPEDNIARAEVVSMRCLQLNFKGVLEVEGIEHTQSNFTLSLFELAKKFPGYAFSNSRRPTTEQLTDYIRAAGEMKPDLTAHIERTLYYDHVARENGLPYPAFIAFLEVVNRHPKTFSSEYEPKTKKLTIQSSENIVTINLARGGGSGESLFRFIKVNELVLQCQGRYDLHDLDGQSMETINVSGCSTLHLNKTVPLPNLKKIIIREGQISPERLQQFIRSQHQWEIIIVKE, from the coding sequence ATGAGCGACGAACCTGTTCCCTATCAACCAGACCGTCGCCTAGGCCGCGCCTATGCGGAGGCCAATCTCCTTGATCCAGCAGGGATGGAGGGGATCTGCCCGGACTTTGAAGAGCTACGCCGCATCCAGGAGCGCTACGTGGACGACACACTCCTGGGTACTGGATCACTCAAGCAGGTATGGAAATGCTGGGATGCCAGAGCCATGCGCTGGATAGCGATGGCCCGTCTACGGGAAGATCGCGGTGCTGAGTATTATGACCTTTTCGTACACGAGGCTCGCATCATCTCATCGCTCAACCATCCAAATATCATCAAGGTATACAATCTGGGTGCAGATAGTTTGGGTCGGCCTTTTTTCACCATGGACCTTAAGGGTGACAGCACATTGGCTGACTTTGTCCATCCCCTTGGCCCGGGTCAGCGGCGTGAGCTCTTGGCGATCTTTCTCACCATCTGTGAAGCCATCGCCCATGCTCATGAACGTGGGGTACTCCATCTCGATCTAAAGCCGGAAAATATCCAAGTCGACCGCTTGGGCGAAGTCCTTGTATGCGACTGGGGTCTAGCCAAACGAACCGAAGAGGCCACCATAGACGATGAGCCCACCTACCCGGGCCAGACCGAATCCATCGGCAACCTCACCTTAATGGGAGAAATTCGTGGCACGCCAGGCTACATGGCCCCTGAGCAAGTCACTCCGGGAGCTAGACAAGACAAACGAACCGATGTTTTTGCCCTAGGTTGTATCCTTCACTACATCCTTACAGGAAAACCGCCTATCATCTCTAACTCCAAGGAAGAGCTCATAGAGAAAACGCGAACAGCCGAATTTACGCATCCTAGTAAGCAATTTCCTCAGTGTAACATCCCAGAGAGTTTATCGGCTGTCATTTTGAAAGCCTGCGCTGCGGATCCCGGCGAGCGATACCACTCTGCAGCCGAGCTAAGTTCTGATATGCGCAAGCACCTCACCGGCTATGCCACTCAGGCCGAGGATCCCAGCTTCCTCAGGGCTGCGCGCTTCTTTATCATGCGTCACCGCCTACCAGTGGTCATTTCCATGACCTCGCTGCTAGCGATCGGAGGTATTTCTGCCTGGCTTCTGAATGATCTCCAACAAGAACGTCAGAGGGTAGCTTCTGAAAAACAACGCGCTGAGGTTGAACGCCAAAAAGCAGCCGACTACGCTTCCGAGGCCAGCATGCTCGACTCACTCTACCAGAAAGAAGTCCAAACCCGCGAAAGCTCTCGTCGTCAGCTAGCCAGTAAACTTGCCCGCTCGGCAAACAGCCTCAAGAACTTGGGTATCTTCAAATCTCCCGTACGCACCGTAAGCGAGGTTGAGGAACTGGCTCAGCTTGCCTTACAGCTCAACCCCGAAGATAACATCGCACGAGCTGAGGTAGTTTCCATGCGCTGTCTTCAACTCAACTTTAAAGGTGTTCTTGAGGTCGAAGGCATAGAGCATACCCAGTCCAACTTCACCTTGAGTCTTTTCGAACTAGCCAAAAAATTTCCAGGCTACGCCTTCTCTAACAGTCGCCGCCCCACAACGGAACAACTCACTGACTACATCAGAGCCGCTGGGGAAATGAAGCCTGATTTAACGGCGCACATAGAACGGACTCTCTATTACGACCATGTAGCTCGTGAGAACGGCCTTCCCTACCCCGCTTTTATCGCATTTCTGGAAGTGGTAAACCGTCATCCAAAAACTTTCTCCTCTGAGTACGAGCCCAAAACGAAAAAGCTGACCATCCAGTCGTCGGAGAACATCGTCACCATAAACTTAGCTAGAGGCGGAGGTTCAGGTGAGAGTCTGTTCCGATTTATCAAAGTAAACGAACTCGTCCTCCAATGCCAGGGCCGGTATGACCTTCACGATCTTGACGGACAATCCATGGAGACCATTAACGTCAGTGGCTGCTCAACACTACACCTCAACAAGACCGTTCCCCTACCAAACTTAAAGAAGATCATCATTCGAGAAGGCCAGATCAGCCCCGAACGCCTCCAGCAGTTCATCCGCTCCCAGCATCAGTGGGAAATCATCATTGTTAAGGAATAA
- the glmM gene encoding phosphoglucosamine mutase, translating to MKKLFGTDGIRGEANEWPITPEVALRVGRAVARVLSNGSGEKKKVVIGKDTRLSGYMLETALTSGLVSEGARVLLTGPLPTPAVAHLTQSMACDAGIMLTASHNPFQDNGIKIFGPDGYKLNDELEEEIEKLILAERLDDAGADKQLGKAYRIDDATGRYIEFAKNAIGSRSLKGLKIVVDCAHGASYFVGPLIFEELGAEVIKCNVSPDGRNINADCGALYPEKTAALVVENGADLGVCFDGDADRVIFIDANGEIVSGDRVLCLCAIALKQAGKLKQDTLVATVMSNLGLRDGLDKQGIKLETTGVGDRLVIERMREKGFSLGGENSGHIIFADSATTGDGIMSALHVLGIMKSSGKPLAELAACMEEYPQGLHGLKVKEKPPIEEVPELKACIDDAEKLLGDKGRILVRYSGTEKKIRVLVEAQDAGLAKQVAEKICGAVKQTIGA from the coding sequence ATGAAGAAATTATTTGGAACTGATGGAATTAGGGGGGAAGCCAATGAGTGGCCAATCACTCCAGAGGTTGCTCTGAGGGTGGGGCGAGCTGTTGCCAGAGTGCTCTCCAATGGATCTGGAGAAAAGAAGAAGGTCGTGATTGGCAAGGATACGAGACTTTCTGGTTATATGCTGGAGACAGCTTTGACGTCAGGGCTGGTTTCTGAAGGCGCAAGGGTCTTACTTACTGGGCCACTACCAACACCAGCTGTCGCCCATTTGACTCAATCCATGGCGTGTGATGCAGGTATCATGCTGACGGCCTCACACAACCCGTTTCAAGACAATGGAATCAAGATCTTTGGGCCTGATGGTTATAAGCTGAATGACGAACTGGAAGAAGAAATTGAGAAGCTGATTCTTGCAGAGAGGCTGGATGATGCAGGTGCAGACAAGCAACTTGGGAAAGCGTATCGTATTGATGATGCTACAGGTCGCTATATCGAGTTTGCCAAGAATGCGATTGGATCTCGTTCACTGAAGGGACTAAAGATTGTCGTCGATTGTGCCCATGGAGCGTCCTACTTTGTAGGCCCACTGATTTTCGAAGAGCTTGGAGCTGAGGTGATCAAGTGCAACGTTTCTCCAGATGGTAGAAACATCAATGCAGATTGTGGCGCATTGTATCCGGAGAAGACTGCGGCTTTAGTCGTAGAGAATGGCGCCGATCTGGGAGTCTGTTTTGATGGCGATGCTGACCGCGTTATTTTTATCGATGCGAATGGAGAAATCGTGTCGGGAGACCGTGTGCTTTGCCTTTGTGCGATTGCTCTCAAGCAGGCTGGTAAGCTGAAGCAAGACACACTCGTGGCTACGGTGATGAGTAATCTTGGATTGCGTGACGGCCTGGATAAACAGGGTATCAAGCTGGAGACAACCGGTGTAGGTGATCGCTTGGTAATCGAGAGGATGCGAGAGAAGGGCTTCAGTCTAGGCGGGGAGAATTCAGGACACATCATCTTTGCTGACAGTGCAACGACTGGGGATGGCATCATGAGTGCTCTGCATGTGCTGGGTATCATGAAGTCCAGTGGGAAGCCCCTTGCTGAATTGGCTGCCTGTATGGAAGAGTATCCACAAGGGCTACATGGATTGAAGGTGAAAGAGAAACCTCCCATCGAGGAGGTACCTGAGCTGAAGGCTTGTATAGATGATGCCGAGAAATTGTTAGGCGACAAAGGGAGAATCCTGGTACGCTACTCAGGCACGGAGAAAAAAATCCGGGTCTTGGTAGAGGCTCAGGATGCTGGCCTGGCCAAGCAAGTGGCAGAGAAAATCTGCGGCGCCGTGAAACAAACCATAGGAGCATAG
- a CDS encoding XylR family transcriptional regulator, with amino-acid sequence MLPETSHRYKVGVRLPDWLSGYAYRLFEGLVDFQRTGVSIELHFDQPSGGDLPHDPIDKSWKGDGLLVYRYSKEEARAWKKAGIKVINLSTEYPGAAPEIPRVIVDNQAVGRAGFDHLQSLGLRDFAYVHESNRQYSKERMEAFEEQVVSNGLNFYRIDVPASSFPIKTRPKQVMKCLQALKDLPRPCGLLSKDDIAGVSAIRVMKSLGIKCPEQMAIIGVSNDVVFCHTTYPPLTSIPYPGRKIGYAAAELLYKLMEGEEVSDDYTLKVAPGTVVARESTRYVILPDPVVTAALEYIRTSPLQTNITVEELCRKAGVSREGLRQKFQATLGRSPKQELERVRCYQIVEILRNSTETLSELSEICGFSGPDHLCRFVKRLTGKTPGEIRRG; translated from the coding sequence ATGCTCCCAGAGACTTCCCATCGATACAAAGTTGGTGTCAGATTACCGGACTGGCTGTCAGGGTACGCCTATCGCTTGTTCGAAGGTCTGGTGGATTTCCAACGCACAGGTGTTTCGATCGAATTACACTTTGATCAGCCCAGTGGTGGTGACTTGCCTCACGACCCTATCGATAAATCGTGGAAAGGAGATGGCTTACTTGTATACCGCTATTCTAAGGAGGAAGCGAGAGCCTGGAAGAAAGCCGGTATCAAAGTTATCAACCTGAGTACGGAATATCCAGGAGCTGCTCCGGAGATACCACGGGTTATTGTAGATAACCAGGCGGTGGGCAGAGCTGGATTCGATCATCTTCAATCGTTGGGTCTGAGAGATTTTGCCTACGTTCACGAGTCTAACAGACAATATTCCAAAGAACGCATGGAGGCCTTTGAGGAACAGGTAGTTTCTAATGGGTTGAATTTTTACAGGATTGATGTTCCCGCATCTTCATTTCCGATAAAGACGCGGCCAAAGCAGGTGATGAAATGCCTTCAGGCACTCAAAGATTTGCCTAGACCTTGTGGTCTTCTCAGTAAGGATGACATTGCAGGGGTTTCAGCCATTCGTGTGATGAAGTCCTTAGGAATCAAGTGTCCCGAGCAAATGGCGATCATTGGCGTCTCCAATGATGTTGTTTTTTGCCATACCACGTATCCTCCACTAACAAGTATTCCCTACCCGGGTAGAAAGATAGGCTATGCTGCAGCTGAATTGCTCTACAAACTCATGGAGGGTGAGGAAGTCTCCGATGATTACACACTGAAGGTAGCTCCAGGAACCGTGGTTGCCCGTGAGTCGACACGTTATGTGATCCTGCCTGATCCTGTAGTGACTGCGGCGCTCGAGTATATCCGTACGAGTCCTCTCCAGACTAATATCACCGTGGAAGAGCTTTGCCGTAAGGCTGGAGTATCCCGGGAGGGGCTAAGACAAAAGTTTCAGGCGACTTTGGGAAGAAGCCCCAAGCAAGAGCTTGAGCGAGTTCGCTGCTATCAAATTGTGGAGATCTTGAGAAACAGCACAGAGACTTTGTCTGAGTTATCCGAAATATGCGGATTTTCAGGGCCTGATCATTTGTGCCGTTTCGTGAAACGCCTCACTGGCAAGACTCCAGGGGAAATTCGCAGGGGGTGA